From one Dama dama isolate Ldn47 chromosome 32, ASM3311817v1, whole genome shotgun sequence genomic stretch:
- the LOC133050658 gene encoding SOSS complex subunit B2-like: MWKGCLTLYTGRGGELQKIGEFCMVYSELPNFSEPNPDYRGQQNKGAHNEQKNNSMNNSNNVGTGTFGPVGNGVQTGPEARGCQFSYAGRSNGRGPINPQLPGTANNQTVMTTISNGRDPRRAFKR; encoded by the coding sequence ATGTGGAAAGGATGTCTGACACTTTATACTGGAAGGGGTGGAGAACTTCAGAAAATTGGGGAATTTTGTATGGTTTATTCAGAATTGCCAAATTTCAGTGAACCTAACCCAGATTATCGAGGACAACAGAACAAAGGGGCACACAATGAACAGAAGAATAATTCCATGAATAATAGTAACAATGTGGGTACAGGTACATTTGGACCAGTGGGAAATGGGGTTCAGACTGGCCCAGAAGCGAGGGGATGCCAATTTTCATATGCTGGTAGAAGCAATGGCCGGGGACCTATAAATCCACAGCTACCAGGAACAGCTAATAATCAAACAGTCATGACCACAATAAGTAATGGCAGGGACCCTCGGAGAGCCTTTAAAAGATGA